A stretch of Crossiella cryophila DNA encodes these proteins:
- a CDS encoding discoidin domain-containing protein → MTTPDLIPRHRTLSRPARTRIAAALAAAVSLFCAYLIVFTDRADAVVPPPPPGWTQVWADDFTGPAGSLPSGNNWIFDIGHSYPGGPANWGTGEIAAHTSNPANVSVDGGGNLRITPLRDGGGNWTSARIETRRGDFKAPAGGMLRIEGRIQMPNVTGAAALGYWPAFWALGSPYRGNYWNWPGIGEFDIMENVNGINSVWGVLHCGTSPGGPCNEKNGIAANRACPGASCQAGFHTYRFEWDRSVTPNQLRWYVDGQQFHSVRQDRVDAGTWANMTNHAGYFIILNVAIGGEFPNNVSGITTPVGSTVPGRPMLVDYVAVWTRTTGGSDPTSTTTTTGTTPPPTCGRLVSQGRPVSASSVESPNQAAAFAVDGNPGTRWSSGHHEPNWLQVDLGSTQPITRVRLNWEAAYATEYQIQLSGNGSTWTTAFETYSGAGGIEDIPISGNARYIRMQGIRRATPYGFSLWELEAFGACPGTTTPTSRPTSTTTGSTTTTTDPPPGGTWAPNMAYAVGQEVTYGGRRYRCRQAHTSIVSWEPPNAASLWEPVG, encoded by the coding sequence ATGACGACACCTGACCTCATTCCCCGTCACCGAACGCTCTCCCGCCCCGCGCGCACCCGGATCGCCGCGGCGCTGGCGGCCGCGGTGTCCCTGTTCTGCGCCTATCTGATCGTCTTCACCGACCGGGCCGACGCGGTCGTCCCACCGCCGCCACCCGGCTGGACCCAGGTCTGGGCGGATGACTTCACCGGTCCAGCCGGATCGCTGCCCTCAGGCAACAACTGGATCTTCGACATCGGCCACAGCTATCCCGGCGGTCCCGCGAACTGGGGCACCGGCGAGATCGCCGCGCACACCAGCAACCCGGCCAACGTCAGCGTCGACGGTGGCGGCAACCTGCGCATCACCCCGCTGCGCGACGGCGGCGGCAACTGGACCTCGGCCCGGATCGAGACCCGGCGCGGCGACTTCAAGGCCCCGGCGGGCGGCATGCTGCGCATCGAGGGCCGCATTCAGATGCCCAACGTCACCGGCGCCGCCGCGCTCGGCTACTGGCCCGCGTTCTGGGCCCTCGGCTCGCCCTATCGCGGGAACTACTGGAACTGGCCGGGTATCGGCGAGTTCGACATCATGGAGAACGTCAACGGGATCAACTCGGTCTGGGGCGTGCTGCACTGCGGCACGAGTCCCGGCGGGCCCTGCAACGAGAAGAACGGTATCGCCGCGAACCGGGCCTGCCCCGGGGCGAGCTGCCAGGCGGGTTTCCACACCTACCGCTTCGAGTGGGACCGCTCGGTCACGCCGAACCAGCTGCGCTGGTACGTCGACGGCCAGCAGTTCCACAGCGTGCGGCAGGACCGGGTGGACGCCGGCACGTGGGCGAACATGACCAACCACGCCGGCTACTTCATCATCCTGAACGTCGCCATCGGCGGCGAGTTCCCGAACAACGTCTCGGGCATCACCACGCCGGTCGGCTCCACTGTGCCGGGCAGGCCGATGCTGGTGGACTACGTCGCGGTGTGGACGCGCACCACCGGCGGCAGCGACCCGACCAGCACCACGACCACTACCGGCACCACCCCGCCGCCGACCTGCGGAAGGCTTGTGTCACAAGGACGTCCGGTGTCGGCGTCGTCGGTGGAGAGCCCGAACCAGGCCGCGGCCTTCGCGGTGGACGGCAACCCCGGCACCCGCTGGTCCAGCGGTCACCACGAGCCGAACTGGCTACAGGTCGACCTGGGCTCGACGCAGCCGATCACCAGGGTGCGCCTGAACTGGGAGGCCGCCTACGCCACGGAGTACCAGATCCAGTTGTCCGGCAACGGTTCCACCTGGACCACCGCGTTCGAGACATACTCCGGCGCCGGAGGTATAGAGGACATCCCCATATCCGGCAACGCGAGATATATCAGGATGCAGGGTATTCGCCGCGCAACGCCATACGGCTTCTCCCTGTGGGAACTGGAGGCCTTCGGCGCCTGCCCCGGCACCACCACCCCGACAAGCCGCCCCACCAGCACCACCACCGGTTCGACCACGACCACCACCGACCCCCCACCCGGCGGAACATGGGCGCCGAACATGGCCTACGCGGTCGGCCAGGAGGTGACCTACGGCGGCCGGCGGTACCGGTGCCGCCAGGCACACACCTCGATCGTGAGCTGGGAGCCGCCGAACGCGGCCTCCCTGTGGGAACCGGTTGGGTGA
- a CDS encoding dihydrofolate reductase family protein produces the protein MFAVVGGVGCSRGCSGRRYMRKLTYFVATTLDGFIAEVGGGDPTQSGHFLMEGDHMGHLFQHYGDTLPFVAREALGIAGELTRFDTVLEGRKSYESGVVQGIPDAYTHLKHYVFSSTLTEAAPTVELVAGDALAKVKEIKQQEGLGIFLVGGGGLAATLLPEIDEVFVKQHPTVMGKGIPMFNGGFSPDRFELADLTRFDSGVLFLKYQRRG, from the coding sequence ATGTTTGCAGTGGTTGGGGGTGTGGGGTGCTCCCGCGGATGTTCTGGGAGGCGATATATGCGTAAGTTGACTTACTTCGTGGCGACGACTCTGGATGGGTTCATCGCGGAGGTTGGTGGGGGCGATCCGACGCAGTCCGGTCATTTCCTCATGGAGGGTGACCACATGGGGCATCTGTTCCAGCACTACGGGGACACGTTGCCGTTCGTGGCGCGGGAGGCGTTGGGGATCGCGGGGGAACTCACCCGGTTCGACACCGTGCTGGAGGGGCGTAAGTCCTACGAAAGTGGTGTGGTGCAGGGGATTCCGGATGCCTACACGCATCTCAAGCACTACGTGTTCTCCTCGACGTTGACCGAGGCGGCGCCGACCGTGGAGCTGGTCGCCGGGGACGCGCTGGCCAAGGTCAAGGAGATCAAGCAGCAGGAGGGGCTGGGGATCTTCCTGGTTGGTGGGGGTGGGCTGGCCGCCACGTTGCTGCCGGAGATCGACGAGGTGTTCGTGAAGCAGCATCCGACCGTGATGGGCAAGGGGATCCCGATGTTCAACGGTGGGTTCAGCCCGGATCGGTTCGAGCTGGCCGATCTGACCCGGTTCGACAGCGGGGTGCTTTTCCTCAAGTACCAGCGTCGTGGGTGA